The Pantoea nemavictus genome includes a region encoding these proteins:
- a CDS encoding LacI family DNA-binding transcriptional regulator gives MSLKAIAATLGLSVTTVSRALNGYDDVAAATRKRIEEEAHSRGYRPNDAARRLKTGRANAVGLVFPISHASLNDSYYSQMLLTLDQRLAQHDIDLLLLPAKSPDQHRKLMRMMRSGAMDALILTHTLPQDARLQRLQQKGFRFLTLGRSELPQPYAWIDYDNHAGTFLAAEHCLQQGLPRLAYLGSNEFSTFTLDRRQGFIDALIQHQAPVDQSLMAALPATRRSGYQQTNAWLAQGDAPQAIITDCSTLGEGAAIALQQAARLKGAQAIPLYVYDGLPPDSIIDQPVNAILQLSQQRIGERIAEMVLQLLDDKPLNQLQTLWQPVLRLTSDAQ, from the coding sequence ATGTCACTGAAAGCCATCGCCGCTACCCTTGGCCTCTCTGTTACCACCGTGAGCCGGGCGCTAAATGGCTATGACGATGTCGCCGCCGCCACCCGCAAACGCATTGAAGAGGAAGCGCATTCGCGCGGTTATCGCCCCAACGATGCCGCTCGTCGCCTGAAAACCGGACGCGCCAATGCGGTCGGTTTGGTGTTTCCCATCAGCCATGCTTCGCTCAATGACAGTTACTACAGCCAAATGCTGCTGACGCTGGATCAACGCCTCGCTCAGCACGATATTGATTTGCTGCTGCTGCCCGCTAAATCGCCCGATCAACACCGTAAGCTGATGCGTATGATGCGCAGCGGCGCGATGGATGCACTGATTCTGACCCATACCCTGCCGCAGGATGCGCGCCTGCAACGCTTGCAGCAGAAGGGTTTTCGCTTTTTGACGCTGGGACGCAGCGAACTGCCACAGCCTTATGCGTGGATTGATTACGATAATCATGCCGGTACCTTTCTGGCGGCAGAACACTGCCTGCAACAAGGCTTGCCACGCCTCGCCTATCTCGGCAGTAATGAGTTCTCAACCTTCACCCTCGATCGCCGCCAGGGGTTTATTGATGCGCTGATCCAGCATCAGGCGCCGGTCGATCAATCATTGATGGCAGCTTTGCCCGCCACCCGCCGCTCCGGCTATCAGCAAACCAATGCCTGGCTGGCACAAGGTGATGCGCCGCAGGCGATCATTACCGATTGCAGTACGCTGGGTGAAGGTGCCGCAATTGCCCTGCAGCAAGCCGCCCGTTTGAAGGGCGCGCAGGCCATTCCGCTGTATGTCTATGATGGCCTACCGCCAGACTCGATTATCGATCAGCCAGTTAATGCCATTCTGCAGCTCTCACAGCAGCGCATCGGTGAGCGCATTGCGGAAATGGTGTTACAACTGCTGGATGATAAGCCACTTAACCAACTTCAGACGCTGTGGCAGCCGGTGCTGCGCCTCACTTCTGACGCGCAATGA
- a CDS encoding OmpA family lipoprotein: MNKRILALTLLLSGSVALSGCTTNPYTGESQAGKSGIGAGLGAMLGAGVGVLSSSKKDRGKGALIGAASGAALGGGAGYYMDVQEAKLRDKMRGTGVSVTRQGDNIVLNMPNNVTFDSNSSNLKPAGANTLTGVAMVLKEYPKTAVNVVGYTDSTGTRALNMRLSQQRADSVASGLILQGVAQNRLRTQGLGPDNPVASNSTEDGKAQNRRVEITLSPLS; encoded by the coding sequence ATGAATAAGCGTATTTTGGCGCTGACCTTGTTATTAAGCGGCAGCGTCGCGCTGTCGGGCTGTACCACTAACCCTTATACCGGTGAATCTCAGGCTGGAAAATCGGGCATCGGCGCCGGTTTGGGTGCGATGCTGGGCGCAGGGGTTGGCGTGCTGTCGTCATCGAAGAAAGATCGCGGCAAAGGCGCGCTGATTGGCGCGGCATCCGGCGCAGCGCTTGGCGGCGGTGCAGGTTATTACATGGACGTGCAGGAAGCGAAGTTGCGCGACAAAATGCGCGGTACCGGCGTTAGCGTCACGCGTCAGGGCGATAACATCGTGCTCAACATGCCGAATAACGTCACCTTTGACTCTAACAGCAGCAATCTGAAACCGGCGGGAGCCAATACGCTGACCGGCGTGGCGATGGTACTGAAAGAGTATCCAAAAACCGCGGTGAACGTGGTCGGCTATACCGACAGCACCGGCACCCGTGCGTTAAATATGCGTCTGTCACAGCAGCGTGCTGACAGCGTTGCCAGCGGCCTGATTCTGCAAGGCGTGGCGCAGAACCGTCTGCGTACCCAGGGCTTAGGCCCGGACAATCCGGTTGCCAGCAACAGCACCGAAGACGGTAAAGCGCAAAACCGTCGCGTTGAGATCACTCTCAGCCCACTGAGCTAA
- a CDS encoding DNA-3-methyladenine glycosylase I: MQRCGWVTQDPLYLAYHDKEWGVPQTDKRVLFEMVCLEGQQAGLSWITVLKKRENYRRAFHEFDANAVALMDEDDMARLMQDAGLIRHRGKLEAIINNARALLALEASGEDFSRFIWSFVDNTPILHHYADYKLAPTTSEPAIALSKALKKRGFKFVGPTTCHSFLQACGLINDHQTSCFCHPNNL; encoded by the coding sequence ATGCAACGTTGTGGCTGGGTAACTCAGGATCCGCTCTACCTCGCGTACCACGATAAAGAGTGGGGCGTACCGCAAACCGATAAGCGAGTCTTATTCGAAATGGTCTGCCTCGAAGGCCAGCAGGCTGGGCTTTCATGGATTACGGTGCTTAAAAAGCGCGAAAATTACCGCCGCGCTTTCCATGAATTTGATGCCAATGCTGTGGCCCTGATGGATGAAGACGATATGGCGCGCCTGATGCAGGATGCCGGCCTGATCCGCCATCGTGGCAAGCTGGAAGCCATCATCAACAATGCGCGCGCATTATTAGCACTGGAAGCGAGCGGAGAGGACTTTTCCCGCTTTATCTGGTCATTTGTCGACAACACGCCGATTTTGCATCATTACGCCGATTATAAACTGGCGCCCACCACCTCCGAGCCTGCGATTGCGCTGTCGAAGGCGCTGAAGAAGCGTGGTTTTAAATTCGTCGGTCCCACAACCTGCCACTCATTTCTACAGGCTTGCGGCTTGATTAACGATCATCAAACCAGTTGTTTCTGCCATCCCAATAATCTTTAA
- a CDS encoding autotransporter, with amino-acid sequence MLQKSQRTGQHKIALAFGGLWLFFLAGNAYAFDQSGQNSAPDYNAILGEKISSNHLMLTENADANLFDAALNSPNDNAIVMHSESASVGAAPFVNRYSAGWSMPMSAAVSTGPVAQFAVDDSTLSCPKCERVDSNNAEHIASLGWRVDSSLGWISPWAQVSYSHLVNEEFPSPSRERAEDINGRDNNWVDVSVGANLPLGQNMAAFASFAQTGAVSNGEQFIYSLGVSASF; translated from the coding sequence ATGTTGCAGAAAAGTCAGCGGACAGGCCAGCACAAAATTGCGCTGGCTTTTGGCGGTTTGTGGCTATTTTTTCTGGCCGGGAATGCCTATGCCTTTGATCAATCAGGCCAGAATAGTGCGCCAGATTACAATGCGATACTTGGCGAAAAGATTTCCAGTAATCATCTGATGTTGACAGAAAACGCGGATGCCAATTTGTTTGATGCGGCCCTTAATTCGCCCAACGATAATGCCATAGTGATGCACAGCGAAAGCGCCAGCGTCGGGGCCGCGCCGTTTGTAAATCGCTACTCGGCCGGTTGGTCGATGCCGATGAGTGCAGCGGTGAGCACCGGGCCAGTGGCACAGTTCGCGGTGGATGATTCAACGTTGAGCTGTCCTAAATGTGAACGGGTTGATAGCAATAATGCCGAGCATATTGCGTCATTAGGCTGGCGCGTGGATTCCAGCCTGGGCTGGATATCGCCGTGGGCGCAGGTGAGTTATAGCCATCTGGTGAATGAAGAATTCCCATCACCCAGCCGCGAGCGTGCAGAGGATATCAACGGTCGTGATAACAATTGGGTGGATGTCAGCGTCGGTGCCAATCTGCCACTGGGGCAAAATATGGCCGCCTTCGCGTCGTTCGCGCAAACCGGTGCGGTCAGTAACGGCGAGCAGTTTATTTATAGCCTTGGCGTCAGCGCCAGCTTCTAA
- the dnaT gene encoding primosomal protein DnaT: MSVKILSSTLVGLDGFCHDPLAVLQQADNGTLAVLHNNAPAFYALTPQRLAQLLALESAAQQPNDVTLDESLFQTDSAPIATPVGKFAMYEGWQPDSDFQRQAAIWGVALSEPVTAAELATFIAYWQAEGRLFHHVQWQQKLARSVQMNRAANGGQPKRDLTQISNTDYDIPDGFRGE, from the coding sequence ATGTCAGTCAAAATCTTATCTTCAACGTTGGTGGGGCTGGATGGCTTTTGCCATGACCCGCTCGCGGTGCTGCAGCAGGCCGATAATGGCACGCTGGCGGTGCTGCATAACAATGCACCGGCGTTTTATGCGCTGACGCCACAACGCCTGGCGCAGCTGCTGGCGTTGGAATCCGCCGCGCAGCAGCCTAATGATGTCACGCTGGATGAAAGTCTGTTTCAAACGGACAGCGCGCCCATCGCCACGCCGGTTGGCAAGTTCGCGATGTATGAAGGCTGGCAACCAGATAGCGATTTTCAGCGTCAGGCAGCCATCTGGGGTGTGGCGCTGAGTGAACCTGTTACCGCTGCTGAGCTGGCGACGTTTATCGCTTACTGGCAGGCGGAAGGTCGTTTGTTCCATCACGTGCAGTGGCAGCAGAAGTTAGCACGCAGCGTGCAGATGAATCGCGCCGCCAATGGTGGACAGCCAAAGCGCGATCTCACGCAAATCAGTAATACTGATTATGATATTCCCGATGGATTCCGAGGTGAGTAA
- the dnaC gene encoding DNA replication protein DnaC: protein MKTPNDLFSRLKKMMPSEVQPKFKNGAELLAWNQEQGRLRSEAIVRENRAMKMQRIMGRSGIRELHMNCSFDNYRVENDGQRKALAMAREYAAGFENSISSFVFSGRPGTGKNHLAAAIGNDLIIRGKSVLIVTVADLMSSMKGTFSGGSDLTEERLLHDLSHVDLLVIDEIGMQSESRYEKVIINQIVDRRSSSKRPTGMLSNLDPAGMNSLLGERVMDRMRLGNSLWVRFDWESYRSRVRGDEY, encoded by the coding sequence ATGAAAACGCCGAACGATCTCTTTAGCCGCCTGAAAAAAATGATGCCGTCCGAAGTGCAGCCGAAATTCAAAAACGGCGCGGAGCTGCTGGCCTGGAATCAGGAGCAGGGCCGCTTGCGCTCGGAGGCGATTGTGCGTGAAAACCGCGCGATGAAAATGCAGCGCATTATGGGGCGCTCTGGCATTCGTGAGCTGCACATGAACTGCTCGTTCGACAACTATCGCGTGGAAAATGATGGGCAGCGCAAAGCGCTGGCCATGGCGCGCGAATATGCCGCCGGATTTGAAAATAGCATCTCCAGCTTTGTTTTTTCCGGTCGTCCCGGCACCGGAAAAAACCACCTGGCGGCGGCGATTGGTAACGATCTGATTATTCGCGGCAAAAGCGTGCTGATTGTTACCGTTGCGGATTTGATGTCGAGCATGAAAGGCACGTTCAGCGGCGGCAGCGATTTAACCGAAGAGCGTCTGCTGCACGATCTTAGCCATGTCGATCTGCTGGTGATCGATGAGATCGGCATGCAGAGTGAATCGCGCTATGAAAAAGTGATCATTAATCAGATTGTCGATCGCCGCTCATCGTCGAAACGCCCAACCGGCATGTTATCGAACCTCGATCCCGCCGGGATGAATTCGCTGCTGGGTGAACGTGTGATGGACCGTATGCGCCTCGGCAACAGTTTATGGGTGCGCTTTGACTGGGAAAGTTATCGCAGCCGTGTGCGCGGTGACGAGTATTGA
- a CDS encoding ROK family protein, protein MKAAGKGPALLRLNNLKRVMTQLRTTRITSRQDLALALELSKNTVSLIVDDLLEQGLINELGPVSVATAGRPKIEISLRAEKLKSAGIMVERQAIHWRVCDYFSQVIAEQTWRTETRDPEHLLHELVEVCQTLHAAHPELLGVAIGFPGIIDPLRGWVHFSAHLGWQDVDVITLLRREIPLPLRIMNNVKAAALLSVQQLELDKSQSHFYLRISEGLGGALVEQGEVFTGSSWTAGEIGHLTVQPNGERCSCGRLGCLETLVSKPAIQQQLAKRKPGLRWQNGESEPEILQEVMTQAGTYLGTALSQVMQLVNPASIIIDGPWNAQPAFVQAVQQAAQSGTLAFTFAHTALHFLPMRIDPANGLALAVIEQYERLS, encoded by the coding sequence ATGAAAGCAGCCGGTAAAGGTCCAGCATTACTTCGCCTGAATAACCTGAAACGGGTGATGACGCAACTGCGTACCACCCGCATCACCTCCCGCCAGGATCTGGCATTAGCGCTCGAACTGAGCAAAAACACCGTTTCGTTGATTGTCGATGATTTGCTCGAGCAGGGGCTAATCAATGAGCTTGGCCCGGTGAGCGTCGCCACCGCCGGTCGACCCAAAATCGAAATTTCGCTGCGCGCAGAAAAGTTGAAAAGCGCGGGCATTATGGTGGAGCGCCAGGCGATTCACTGGCGCGTCTGCGACTATTTCTCGCAGGTGATTGCCGAACAAACCTGGCGTACGGAAACCCGCGATCCCGAACATCTGCTGCATGAGCTGGTGGAAGTGTGTCAAACCCTGCACGCCGCGCATCCTGAATTACTGGGTGTCGCGATTGGCTTCCCCGGTATCATCGATCCGCTGCGCGGCTGGGTGCATTTCTCCGCCCATCTCGGTTGGCAGGATGTTGATGTCATCACCCTGCTGCGCCGCGAAATTCCGCTGCCGCTGCGCATTATGAACAACGTGAAAGCGGCAGCGCTGCTCTCGGTACAGCAGCTCGAACTGGACAAGTCGCAAAGCCATTTCTATTTGCGTATTTCAGAAGGGCTGGGCGGTGCGCTGGTGGAGCAGGGTGAAGTGTTTACCGGCAGCAGCTGGACGGCGGGCGAAATCGGCCATCTTACAGTGCAGCCCAACGGCGAGCGCTGCAGCTGTGGACGTCTCGGTTGTCTGGAAACGCTGGTCAGCAAGCCGGCAATTCAGCAGCAGCTGGCTAAGCGCAAACCCGGCCTGCGCTGGCAGAACGGTGAAAGTGAGCCGGAAATCTTGCAGGAAGTGATGACGCAGGCGGGCACCTATTTGGGCACCGCGCTGAGCCAGGTGATGCAGCTGGTCAATCCGGCCAGCATTATTATTGATGGGCCGTGGAATGCGCAGCCGGCATTTGTGCAGGCGGTGCAGCAGGCGGCGCAGTCCGGAACGCTGGCCTTTACCTTCGCCCACACCGCGCTGCATTTCCTGCCAATGCGTATCGATCCCGCTAACGGCTTAGCGCTGGCGGTGATTGAGCAGTACGAACGCCTGAGTTAA
- a CDS encoding sugar porter family MFS transporter translates to MDTRQKRYNMKYVILCCTVAAFGGLLMGYDSSIISGAIEPLSEYFQLTPAETGWAVSNILLGSLVGCFMAPRLSDKLGRKKSLAITALLFTLSVVGTAIAHNFTVFVIFRMIGGLAIGLASVISPIYLAELSPSKFRGRTTALYAVCCVGGQSVVLLTNYFITKSTLPDVMINMGWRYILATALVPCALFMLFIAFIPESPRWNVLKGKYDEALDTLTKISNREHAESVFNEIKHSFSDKTAQQHKSRLRLDKTTVPLLIVGIGLAVGNQISGINVIQYFGPTLLKNVAGSTDSALLQTFWLSICQFIGVLVGMMLIDKVGRRKLLLLGAITSCVCLTYSFIAFYYHLPGMLAVVGLFAYMIFFGMTWGQIVWTVLGEVFPTEIRSICVGISICAMSMANFVISSTFPIMNSSPMLLDMFHGGFPLLLFAIFSLGMYFFTFRYLPETAGVSLEKIHALVLRKFNVEADLPESTTSGKPSESFDIPRH, encoded by the coding sequence ATGGATACCAGGCAAAAACGCTACAACATGAAGTATGTCATTCTCTGCTGTACCGTCGCGGCATTTGGCGGTCTGCTAATGGGTTATGACTCTTCCATTATCTCCGGGGCAATCGAACCCTTAAGTGAATATTTCCAGCTAACGCCTGCCGAAACAGGCTGGGCGGTTTCCAACATTCTGCTTGGCAGTTTGGTCGGCTGCTTTATGGCGCCGCGCCTCAGCGACAAGCTGGGACGCAAAAAATCCCTCGCCATCACCGCTCTGCTGTTTACCCTTTCGGTGGTCGGCACGGCAATCGCCCATAACTTCACCGTCTTCGTCATCTTCCGCATGATCGGCGGCCTGGCGATTGGCCTGGCGTCGGTAATTTCGCCGATCTATCTGGCTGAGCTGTCGCCTTCTAAGTTTCGTGGCCGTACCACTGCGCTGTATGCCGTGTGCTGCGTCGGCGGTCAATCGGTGGTGTTACTGACTAACTACTTCATCACCAAATCCACCTTGCCGGATGTGATGATCAACATGGGCTGGCGCTACATCCTCGCGACGGCGCTGGTACCGTGTGCGCTGTTTATGTTGTTCATCGCCTTTATCCCGGAGTCACCGCGCTGGAACGTGCTGAAAGGCAAATATGATGAAGCGCTGGATACGCTGACCAAGATCTCAAACCGCGAGCATGCCGAGAGCGTGTTCAATGAAATCAAACATTCGTTTTCTGATAAAACCGCGCAGCAACACAAATCGCGTTTGCGTCTGGATAAGACCACCGTTCCATTGCTGATTGTCGGTATCGGTTTGGCGGTAGGTAACCAGATTAGCGGCATCAACGTAATTCAGTACTTTGGGCCAACCTTGCTGAAAAACGTCGCGGGCAGCACCGATTCAGCGCTGCTGCAAACTTTCTGGCTGTCGATTTGTCAGTTTATCGGCGTACTGGTGGGCATGATGCTGATCGATAAAGTGGGTCGTCGTAAGCTACTGCTGCTGGGCGCCATCACCTCTTGCGTGTGCCTGACCTACTCCTTCATCGCCTTCTATTATCATTTACCGGGCATGCTGGCGGTGGTGGGCTTGTTCGCCTATATGATTTTCTTCGGTATGACGTGGGGCCAGATTGTGTGGACGGTGTTGGGCGAAGTGTTCCCGACTGAGATTCGTTCAATTTGCGTCGGGATTTCCATCTGTGCGATGTCGATGGCCAACTTTGTTATCAGCAGCACCTTCCCGATCATGAACAGCAGCCCGATGCTGCTGGATATGTTCCACGGTGGCTTCCCGCTGCTGCTGTTCGCCATCTTCTCGCTAGGAATGTACTTCTTTACCTTCCGCTATTTGCCAGAAACGGCGGGCGTGTCACTCGAGAAGATCCACGCTTTGGTACTGCGCAAATTTAACGTCGAAGCGGACCTGCCGGAAAGTACCACATCCGGCAAGCCGAGCGAGTCGTTTGATATTCCAAGACATTAA
- a CDS encoding LacI family DNA-binding transcriptional regulator codes for MKTQRITLDDIATLAGVTKMTVSRYLRTPEKVKTETAEKIASVIAEIGYVADTDNVAATKQNPPRIGVLIPSFNNQIFADLLAGIESVTSAHGYQTLVVNYDYNAQREEEQIATVLAFNIKGLILTESVHTVRAEKYLNAANIPVAEVMGITEANGRINVGFDNYRAGYDMTAMLLASGKQRVIYFGSMSDRRDEQRYAGYRDAVEAAGLPAGRIVPNKISSVSIGTGMMTLARQLYPEMDAILCTNDDLAVGVLQECQAVGIAVPQTMAIAGFHGLDIGQATTPRLASVITPRFEMGKVATEIILKKINQQPTIEQVNLHYRLSMGATI; via the coding sequence ATGAAAACGCAGCGCATCACTCTGGACGATATTGCTACTCTGGCGGGCGTCACCAAAATGACGGTAAGCCGTTATTTACGCACGCCAGAAAAGGTCAAAACGGAAACGGCGGAGAAAATCGCGAGCGTAATCGCTGAGATCGGCTACGTCGCCGATACCGACAATGTGGCAGCGACCAAACAAAATCCGCCGCGTATCGGCGTGTTAATCCCTTCATTTAATAATCAAATCTTTGCCGATCTGCTGGCCGGAATCGAATCGGTTACCAGCGCGCACGGCTATCAAACGCTGGTGGTCAATTACGACTACAATGCGCAGCGTGAAGAGGAGCAGATTGCCACGGTGCTGGCTTTTAATATCAAAGGGTTAATTCTGACCGAATCGGTACACACCGTGCGGGCGGAAAAGTATCTTAATGCCGCGAATATTCCGGTAGCTGAAGTGATGGGAATAACGGAAGCGAATGGCCGCATCAACGTTGGCTTCGATAACTATCGCGCCGGCTACGATATGACGGCGATGCTGCTGGCCAGCGGCAAACAGCGCGTTATCTATTTTGGCTCAATGTCCGATCGTCGCGACGAGCAGCGCTATGCCGGCTATCGCGATGCGGTGGAAGCGGCCGGTTTGCCTGCCGGCCGTATTGTGCCGAATAAGATCTCTTCGGTATCGATTGGTACCGGCATGATGACGCTGGCGCGCCAGCTCTATCCAGAGATGGACGCGATTTTGTGCACTAATGATGATTTGGCCGTTGGCGTGCTGCAGGAGTGCCAGGCAGTAGGAATTGCCGTGCCGCAGACGATGGCGATTGCCGGTTTCCACGGGCTGGATATTGGTCAGGCGACGACGCCCCGACTAGCCAGCGTGATCACACCACGTTTTGAGATGGGCAAGGTGGCGACGGAAATCATCCTGAAAAAGATTAATCAGCAGCCGACTATTGAGCAGGTGAATTTACACTACCGGCTCTCAATGGGCGCGACCATCTGA
- a CDS encoding acyltransferase family protein, producing the protein MNEKNNFDIVRFSLAFIVMLVHAAEVTRNTDIRFLAHFLNSDFAVKGFFAISGFLIAKSYLRSKSLKSYFIKRAQRILPAYIFVIILCFVIGMCLTTLPLMDFLKNKETIKYLIANFSFLNFIQASLPGVFTSNPNQPMDGSLWTIKAELTLYVLLPFIVPLMKRSPLKVWGVIFVISCAWFFYFTSVYTGAKADTLAKQFISLSSYFFFGSLLAVHQPIFERLKEITIVSLVLFLLFKSTDYAFIIEPVAFSSVVILFCTNLCKEVKISQYGDLSYGMYLYHWPIIQVLQHFGVYDSNAFVGLLLTIVITLALAYTSWNVLESRFLKRAHHTPPPIVPTTTARD; encoded by the coding sequence ATGAACGAAAAAAACAACTTTGACATAGTACGATTCTCTCTCGCCTTTATCGTCATGCTGGTGCATGCCGCCGAGGTGACACGGAATACTGATATACGTTTCCTTGCTCACTTTCTAAATAGTGACTTTGCAGTAAAAGGGTTTTTCGCAATAAGTGGCTTTCTTATTGCGAAAAGTTACTTAAGAAGTAAATCGCTCAAATCCTATTTTATTAAACGCGCGCAACGAATTTTACCGGCGTATATATTCGTTATTATTCTGTGTTTTGTCATCGGTATGTGCCTGACCACGCTGCCACTGATGGATTTCCTGAAGAACAAAGAGACCATCAAGTATCTGATCGCTAACTTCTCGTTCCTGAACTTCATTCAGGCTTCGTTACCGGGCGTGTTCACCAGTAATCCCAACCAGCCGATGGATGGCTCGCTGTGGACCATTAAGGCCGAACTGACGCTGTATGTGCTGCTGCCGTTTATCGTGCCGCTGATGAAGAGAAGTCCGCTGAAAGTGTGGGGCGTGATTTTTGTTATCTCTTGCGCCTGGTTCTTCTACTTCACTTCGGTGTATACCGGCGCGAAAGCCGATACGTTGGCTAAACAATTTATCTCGCTGTCATCTTATTTCTTCTTTGGCAGCCTGCTGGCGGTCCACCAGCCCATTTTTGAGCGCCTGAAAGAGATTACGATTGTTTCGCTGGTACTGTTCCTGCTGTTTAAGAGCACCGATTATGCGTTCATCATTGAGCCGGTGGCGTTCTCATCGGTGGTGATCCTGTTCTGCACCAATCTGTGCAAAGAGGTGAAGATCAGCCAATACGGTGATTTGTCATACGGTATGTATCTCTATCACTGGCCGATTATTCAGGTGCTGCAGCACTTTGGCGTGTACGATTCCAACGCCTTTGTCGGATTGTTGCTAACCATTGTGATTACGCTGGCGCTGGCTTACACCTCGTGGAATGTGCTGGAGAGTCGCTTCCTGAAGCGCGCGCATCATACGCCGCCACCGATTGTTCCAACTACCACAGCGCGCGATTGA